The following DNA comes from Lutra lutra chromosome 14, mLutLut1.2, whole genome shotgun sequence.
AAAACCTGGGAGCTGTGGCTGCTGCCAACCTCACGAGAGAGGTTTGTCTCCAACAtcactagcccaggaaaagatcaacattcaggggcgcctggatggctcagtgggttaaagcctctgcctttggctcgggtcgtgatctcagggtcctgggatcgagccccgcgttgggctctctgcttggcggggactctgcttcccccactctctgcttgcctttgcctactctctgtcaaataaataaacaaaaccttttaaaaaaatcttaaaaaattctaagtatgATTTCTGCTGAAAGTGTATTACTTTTGCACCATCATTAAGTCAGAAGGCCGTGAAGTCGAGCTATTGTGAGTCGGGGTTGTCTGTCTGTCCTAGCGAGCTGGGTTGGAGGACTCTTCTATGCAGACAAGGAATTATCTGAGGAGTCACGTACCTTGATCATCATATCCGGAAGCGACAGAAATTTGGTACTAGGGCCTTTTGCGTGTTTAACAGTGGCTATGGGCGCTAatgcaaaatacattttgattttctGAGCCAGCTCTGGCATGGTGGAAAAGGCAATAAAGCCTACAAGAGAAGAGACAGGTCAGTGTGGATACTGTGTATCCTAGAATCCATAAGATGCTAATTGTACTCTTATCAAGTTATTTCAGTAACTATGAGTGATTGTATCTTAACTGTCCTAGGAAAGTATGAGCTCCTTGATGGGGAAAACACCAGCAGCCACACGCCTCAGTGTTCCCTATGACACCTGGCATCTACCTTCCAGCTAGTAGGTTCTCCCTGCATTATTGAATTAAACTATTGAGTCTAAAGGTACAGACTTTGAGAAAACATATATTCAGAGAAGTAACTATGTGCTGGACACTTTTCAGGGCACTTTTGTGGTTCTTACCTCATTGAATTCTTAGACTCTCATGAAGTACATTTAACAGATCTCTACTTCACAGTGAATAAAATTGAGAATTAGAGAAATTGCCTTATTTATCAGTAACAGCAGGTTCTGTAGTATAATGGGTGTTGGGATAGCAGGATTTCCGCTGGCCTCCTTGATGCCTACCTTTCCTGGAACCCTAACTGTACCATGATCTAATAGACAAGCTATCTACTGAACTGGGTCCCAGCTCCTATTTTTGTCATAGACCAGGTCTGGGACCCTGGATAACTcagtctgtgcctcagtttctatGCCTGTGAAAGTCTCTGAGTTACCAGCATGTGGGGACCATCTCTGTGGAGCCTTGgcgagaaaaaaaaaaggctatcacATAAAGCCACAGCTTGGTCACTGTATTTGAAATACCCTACATCTGTGAACTCCCTGTCTAGGCTGTATTTGTAgcttgagggggaggggagctgggcagaGGAGGACCAGTATCATGTGACTTCCTCCAGTTCCCTGAGGTGAGTGAGTATTCCTGAAGAAAGTGTCCTCCCCCACTGTTCCCTCCACGTGATCAGGCTTGGCAGCCACATGCAAAGGCAGGCCCAAGAGTGACTCATTCCTCTTGCCCTCCCAGCCGTACCATTAGTAGGACTGGGTTGGAACTCCATTAAACTGTATTCCAGCTGGATTGTGACCCTATTAGAACTCCCCTTGAATGTCAAGTTTGAGAACTCTAGCTGACTTCTCCCAGTGATACTTTTTCTTTATGCAAACCTAGTATAAGTCCTCCATCTAAGCAGCTCCATGGTTGATGACCAGAAGAATCCTATTATGcttttttgtcccctttctcGTCTCGAAAGAGCATTTGGTTCATCATCAGCACCTTTGTCTTAATGTCAAGCTGGACAATTGAATGTAGAGCAAAGAGAATCTCAGAGGCCTCTGGCCATTAGAGTGGAAGCAGGTATTAACATCCCAAGTTGCTTTCTGTGAGCGGTGTGGTGAGACGTGTCATCCCCAGAGTCAGTTCACAGTATTGGAAAATCCAGAGAGGAAAATGTGAAAGGCAGACCCTTTTCGCTCACCAGagagcacaaaataaaaataagcccaCTGAACTCCTACCCTGAGTTCCAGGGAGGGTGTGCTCCCCTGTCTCCTCAGAATCCCATACCTTGGCCTTCCCCTTTGGGTTTGGCTCAGGGTGAAGGCAAAGAGTGCTCTCCGCCCTCCCAGGAGAGCCTTCTCCTCATGGCACACACTGCATTCCTCCTTGTCCCGGTCTGAGCCAAACACACTTTTCCTGCAGGCTTTGAtctgagagagagccagaggacACAGCCTCCACTCCCATCTCCCCGGCGATGACCTGTACCCAGCAGGGGCTGTGAGTTAAGGTTTCTCACAAATTCACCAAAAGCAGAAGGACAACAGCATGAAATTCCAGACATTGGCCatagaaggggaggaaaaagactTGAATGAAATCCTCCAGCTGCCCTGTCTGTTGTGTAATGATCATTCTTATTGTTTAATGGGATTGAATGCACTGTCTGGGCCAGAAACTGCACTTAGATTTATGTCTTAGTCAAAACCCCTGCCTCACAGAGAGGATCCACATTGTCCCTGAATAGTTCGAACACCTCTAACTCCCCTACGAGGAAGTTACTctcttcattttgtagatgaggaaactgggaccACAGGCATTGGACAAATTCCTTGAGGACATTCACCTAAGAGGTGGTAGAGCCAGATGGGATCTaatcccacctctgcctgccaccagagtccttgctccctctgctccttcagtCTCTGGCTTCCACAGCCCCCTGAAGAGTCGCCGAAGAAGACAGGGCCAGAGCTGAGAGAAGGTCGGGTGCCAGACCCCAGGCACTGCCAAGTACCATATGCCCATGTCCCTGACTATACAAACCTGCTCTCCATCGAACCTACCCATGGTGGTGCCCTGTGAGTAGCCGACATAATAGATCTTTTCCTGGCCAGTTTTCTGCAAAATAAAGTTTATGACTGCAGGAAGGTCAAACCTAGCCATCTCATCATAACTATAAGGGGGAAAAGACAAAGTTACATGAAAAATTATAATCAGAAACAATGAAAGCAGCCCCTGGGGTTTACAAACAAGCCCTTGATGTCATCAGCCCCACTAGCTTGTGACCGTGCCTCTCAGGATGGACTTGTTTCACCCCTGTGATTCATGGGGGCCTCTGGGCTCACAGACCATTTGCACTATTTGCATCCTGCTGTTTTCTCCAGGTAGTATCACAGAGCGATAATCACCCTCAATGAATATATACTGAGCATGTGATCTGCCTCCTGGTAGAAATGTCCTGCTGTATAGTTGTTGGAACAGCACCCGGCCTTACGGATTCATTTGtatggaaaagattaaaaatgccACAGGGCCCTTCTCTGATATAGGCTGAGATAAAGAGCAGGTTAAATGCCTATAAGTAATTtacacaaaaacattaaaaactgtgAGATATGTATTAGCCAAATTAATAATCCCTAGGGCTTAATAGTTTCCCTGATATCTCTAATGTTGCCTGATCTCATTTCTTTCTGGGGGTACAAGTCCTTGTCATTATTTGGGGGTGGCGGAGTTTGTTCCAGGATATGCATTTACAAAGACATGGACCTATGTACCTTCTCTCAACTACCTGACACCAACTGCCATCTCACCCTATTAGGCAGGCCCATTCTTCTATTGGGGAAACCCATCCTCCCCACTActtcccccaaattaaaacaaCTGGGGGCTCTCTACCAAGATGGTGCATCCAAAGTAAATTATCCAAATGCTAGAAGTCCTATTCTTTACCCGGTTCTCCCCAAGACATCCGTGTCCACCTCCACTTGGTATACCTGAAAGCCCAGAACTCATCTTGGTCTACGGAGAGGGTCTTGTGTTTCCGAGACCAGGTGTTCCCCCTGCTGTTCCCCAGCCACACGTCAAAACCGGCATCTGCCAGAATGAAGCCCAGGCTGTTGTTGCGCAGGTTGGAGATCCAGTTGCTGGCGTCCCCAAGCAGGCCGTGCTGCAGGAACACCACCGGACTCGGTCCTATGCGCAAGAGAATTTCAGTCATTAGACATGTTCTCCACCTTCCTTGTTACCCTCTTGTGTGCAAGCACCTTCAAGTTCAACAGACCCGTGTTCAAAGTTTGATTTAGCTGTTTGCTAGATTGATTATATTAGTTGGTCACTTAACCTGTCTGTGTCTCGATTTCCTTATCAGaaaaacaggattttttaaaagatttttatttatttatttgacagagagagatccaagcaggcagagaggcaggcagagagagagaggaagggaagcaggctccctgctgagcagagagagagaaagagcccgatgcggggctcgatcccaggaccctgggatcatgacctgagccgaaggcagaggcttaacccactgagccacccaggtgcccctcagaagaACAGGATTTTTGTTAAGACTAGGTAAAATAGTGCACAGGGAGCAGATACGACGATGCCTGGTGTAGAGAAACGATTGGTAGAGTTCGGGTTCCATTGTAGCCTTTCTATAGTTCTTACTCTCACTCGGTGTGTCTGGGCTGAGGATATTGGAAGTGCCCAGGAAATAGCATAGTCTAATGATTaagataattatgtaattataaatataatgatatattacataattacatattacatatgtatacatatatacatatgtttatataatcatattataaaattatatatatatggatttgcCATAGGTATCATACGTATAACGATTTAATGATTACAGGCCCTTCATGACAAAAAAATTCACAAGCCACCTGAAGGAGCTCTCACTGCTCAAATATGGGAAAATTTgagattcaaaataaataaatgatagcaaTAAATCATATCCCAGTGAATAAATTAAGGATGTGTGagtctaggggcacttgggtggctcagtcggttaagtatcaactcttaattttggctcaggttatgatctcgtgGTCAGGGTCTCGGGCACCCAGGATCGCTTGTGCCCCtgactctttaaaaatatcaaggtcAAAAGAGACAAAACCTGAGAAATTTGTTTCAGTTCATAAAGGAGACAAAAAGTCATGAAGACTAAATGTGGCATATGACCTTGGATAAGACAACTGACCAGAAGGAAGATCAAATACAAAGGACTTTGGTATAACTGAAAACGTATGAATATGGGCTATGCAGTAGCTACTAATATCCATAAGtgttaatttcctaatttcttgATAGATGTATTGTGATGATAAAAGAGAACATCCATCCTTCTTTTTAGTGAAAGGGATCAGGATAGGACCCAGTCTACTGGGTGATTTTCTCCTCAAAGAGGTCAAACAGGAGGTGCAGGAACAATACTGGCCACTAGAGGGGAGTATTCTGCACCAACTGGACCTAAAGGGCAGAAGAATGGGTGTGTTGAACTCCTGGACTCTGGCGTTTTGAGAGAACAGTGTAAGTAAACAGGCTGTGAGAACAGGGTCTCCATCCTTGAATAGGGGTGCAGATGACCCGTGAGTTCTGACACCACCGCAGTCGCTCGATTGCTTGGAAAAGCTGTGCCTTGCTTACCTCCTACTATTTGTGGGGCTCAGCAAAAAGTTCTCTTTGCATCTCCAGGCTCTCtgtttatttgtataaaattcattcgttcatttgttcattcattccacacAGATTTATTGACACCTAGAATGTGCGTGGCATTCTTTTAGGCACTGGCTGTATAGctttcaataaaattgataaagtcCCAGCTTCCAGGGAGTTTACATTCTGGTTGcgggagacagataataaaccAGCAAATTATCTATTATACTAGGGGGTAAGCGCTGTAGGGAATGTAAGCAGGATAAGGGGCCAGACCCTAGTAGGTGGCAAGGGGCTGCTTCAAACGCACCAAGGTTGGAGCAGGCTGGGCTTATAGAAAGCACAGCTGTGCAGGAggtatattaggaaaaaaaaaaaaaaaaaagctggttttcAAAACAGAACCCTGAAACTTGTTTACACCGAAGAGGATAGGCTTCGCTGGCAGTCTTGGGTCTTAATTAAGGATGTGGGCTAGAGTGGCAGACAGGTCTTGATTAGAACACGGGTTTTGCAATATTCTAGCAAGTGCTAGCATAGGCcttctgggcaagttacttaaactctgtGAGCGCCAGTTTCTTCAGATTATTGTGAAAGTTAAGAGAGACTAATGCAATTAAAGCACACGGCATCCTAGCTGGTGTCTGCAAAGAACACGGTATGAAACTGTATTATCTGGACTCATGGTAAATATTATAGTTGCTGCTATAAATGTCGAGCTAAAGAATTCAAAGGACTCGAGCACACTTTCGTTGGTAATGAatgtgactatttttaaaaagccagcagtaggggcacctgggtggctcagaagcctctgccttcagctccggtcacgatcccggggtcctgggatcgagccccgcatcgggctctctgctaagcagggagcctgcttcctcctctctctctctctctgcctgcctctctgcctacctgtgatctctctctgtcaaataaataaataaaatcttaaaaaaaaaaaaagccagcagtAGCTGAAAAtctcatacagaaaaaaatgggattCCATGAAGAAAtgtatcaaaaaattaaaaatgtgtatctattgtctgatttctttaaaaacaaacaaacaaacaaacaaaaaaaaccacctcagTGAAAAGCTGGCAACATCCCAAATACTTGAAATGCTTTTTGGATGGGGAATACAGGGTATGCAGCAGTGGGTGCCAGGTGCCATATTGGAGTTTGCATTCTCCATGAGCAACAGTTGGTATGGTCTGTTCAAGAAAGCATCAGTGGATATTCTAGAATATCTGCATAAGAGGGGTTTGGGGGATGGGTCAAGAAATTGACCTTTcttgaaggtctttttttttttttttttttttaaagcaaacactATGTTTCTTTGAGATCATTGGGGATATTTGGGATaactgtggtggtggtgatggggaggatgggggggtGAAGCTATCTTTTGGCCCAAACAGTGGGTTCCAGTCTATAACAAGAATCCAGACTCCCCTTGACACACTCAAACCACAAGGAAATCATTACTATAGAGAAGGCTGCCATGTTGGGATGGCATGGGGTTGAACCATACCTGTCTTTTTAAGTTGCGCTGGGCCTTGAGGAATTCTGTTAACAGAAAGGATGTACCCATCTTCTGTTACAACTTCGTACTCCTCATAAGGATAACCTTGATGTCGGATGATTTCGCTCTAAGGAAAAAGCAGTGTCTTTTGAGTTCAGTTCTGTATGGCTATACTCTCAATGATCCAAAAGTAAAACAGAGATTCCTTGACTCTGGGAGATAGAGAAAGGAGtcccttcttttccccatttaCTGATGTTATCTTAGAAGAACTAACCAGCCCTCTCTAGTactcattttctttgcctttaatgTAGAgaacaatggttctcaaagtgtgggccctggttctcaaagtgtgggccCTGGACCAAAAGGATTGAATTAGAAACTCTGAGGGGGGGGGCagcaatttgtgttttaacaaatGCCTTTGGACATTCTGATTCACTCTAATGTTTAAGAACCACTACACCAGAACCCTGATTTCAAAGCCTGGGTGCATTTTGGAATTTTCTGGGGGCACTTAGGTACAGTTTCCTAGGCTCACTTCAGATATGGGACCAGATAATTGCAATGAAGTCAACAAGGCGTTCTTCCCAGGACAGCTTCAGAGAACCTTCAGGCCACGCGTTCCCTGCGGCTCTTTTCAGTTCTAAGAAGCACAGGCTTAAGAACAGGAGCTCTTAACATTTTTAGGTCAGGGAGCCCTAACGGAATTTGAGGAGACCGATAAAAATGGATATGCACATGGACACggggactttttttttgttttggacaCATTTTTGTATCTCCTTTTAGGGGCTCCTGATTCCTGGTTGCCTATATGTTGACCCCTGTTTAAGGACCCCTACTCTACACAGATATCACACATAGAAACTCTGTAAAACAGGAAGCTTCAGAAATCTTCTCAGTAGCCTCCCTATTCCTGCCCACGTCATCACCCAGAGCGGGGAATCACTCCTCTCAGTTTTAACAGGACCGTGAGGAGAAAGCCAGGTGTGAAACGCCCAGTGTAGTGCCTGGGGAAAAGGGGCATAGTAGTTAACAGAAAGGCCCTTGAGGTCCCCTGCTTGACTTTTATTCCTGGTTCTAACACTAATACACaaaccagctgtgtgatcttggaaaaATTACTTAACCTGTCCCTGTTCTTTAATTTGTTCATCTGCAAATCAGCTATACCCACAGTCTTTACTCCCCGGGGTTCTGGCAAGGAATGTGAAGAGATAATGCACCTAGAATGCTCACTAGgttacctggcacatagtaggaattCCATGAGCAATAGTGACTACTAGAATTAAAAATCACCCCCACCTTCCCAAGTAACTCCCATTCAGTGGCAGACTTCTGCTTAAGAGATCTTTTTCCAGAAAAACTTTCCTGAATTCCCTGGATTAGTTCCccctcttctttgttttcatctttgatTTCACTGCTATCGTAATTAGTAATGGCGGTTCTATTTTCCTGCTGGACTGGAAGTTCCGAACTTGGGTCTTTTGGCGTTTGTAGATGTCTCTGGAACATCACTGACTAGCACATTAACAAGGGACTGCTAGGTGCTCAATTAACACTAGCTAGAAAGACTCAAGCAAGAAGCCAGTTGTTACCCCAAATACAGGCTAGATTATATCCATATAAATCAATCTACAGAATCAAACCCATTTAGGCTCTGAACGGCTCGTTTTCTATACATCGAATGTATACCAGTAATTATATGGATTTCCTATTTTACTTTGCCTCTCCAGGCATAAACACTCAATGGCAGAGTCTGACTCAGTGGGTTTTGGTGTTAGGGTTCCTGAAGCCCCAACAGCGCCCAGTGCTCGGCACACCCAGTGGGTGAGGCTTGGGGAGACCGGTTCTGCCTCCAGTCGAAGACATTGCCTCCATGCAGTAACTCAGAGGAATGTGTGTAGGATCCTCCCAGGGCCGGCAAGCTGGTGGGAGCCTCTTCTCACCCGGGAGGACTGATTGCACATTGGTTACAATTACGAGCTTTGTGTCTAGGCAGGCCCGGATCTAAACTGTGGCTCTTCTACCGGCCAGTGGCGTGGCCTAACTGAAGTTGCTTACAACCCCTTGTTCTCAGGTCCTTGGTTTTGAAAAATGGGGATGATCCCACCCACCGATCGGGCTGTACCTCCACAGCTTTGGATCACCGTGTCTGCCATGGGGTGAGTCTAACTCTACAGCGGGCATTCCTAAACTCAACCCAGAACTTGAAAGTAAGCCCAACACTCTGGATCACCTAAAAGGACGTTGCATCATTCATGAGTCTTACGTACATGAGGCCCTCTCTAGATTTCACCAAGGCCTCCTTCTTGCCAGTTGACTGAGTCCGAAGGAGGGTATGAAGAATGGATGCTTCTAGAAGCTGGTGTCCTAACAGTAAGTGGGGAGGACTGAGCCCTTTCTAATATGGGAGCAAAAAGGAAAGGAGTAAAAATCACAGGTGGAGTGGAATTGCCCAGGGTCTGGGTGTGGCTTAAGATACCACGAGGGTTTCTCTGCTCCTAGAATGAACCGAAGAATCCAAGAAAAATTTAcattaggacgcctgggtggctcagttggttaagcagctgccttcggctcaggtcatgatcccagcgtcctgggatcgagtcccacatcgggctccttgctcatcagggagcctgcttctccctctgcctctgcctgccattctgtctgcctgtgcttgctctctctccctctctctctctgacaaataaataaataaaatctttaaaaaaaaatttacattgtgCTTGGGGCAAAGGGATTAAGTCATTCACCCGAGTCTACCAGATTTCTTCAAGGAGGATGAAGGCTGTTGACACATACCCAGGTTAGCATTCCTCCCACTACAACATGCTTATTTATGTCTATGCTCTGCTAGCAAAACTCACCACcacatagaaatataatatataatgcagATAATACACACATGCAAAAGTGAGTATGTGAGCCACTTTCTTTCCCCCTCAAACACAGAAAAAACCCCAACTTACAATATTCATGAATGCTTCTGGATCCACGGCTTTCGTTGGCATACATCCTGAATTCACATTTCTTTGGAACAAATACGCCACCAGAATCAGAAGCCACATCTCCGTTCTGTGGGAGACAATCCACAGGCTTGACAAGATCTTTGGCATGATCCCAAATctgcatttattgattttttttcttttcctggcaaTATCACAACTCAATCCTAACGTCAGCACGAGCTACAGCTTTAAAAACTCTCCTACATGTTCCATCCAGGATTCTTCCCCCAAATTCAGAAGCAAATCCAACAAGCTTGGCGGACAGGGAAGAAAGAGCTGGAAGCCGAATGGAAACATGACCCAGGATGTCTCAATGCTATCAGCCCCTCCCACGCCTCCCTGAACACACAGTCACCAGCCCTCAACTTCTGGCTGGGTAGAACCTTCTTTCATACCGCCTGGAGTGATGTGCATATGATACAGCCCATAAaacccttgttcttttttttttttttttaagattttatttatttatttgacagagagagacagcgagagagggaacataagcagggggagtgggagagggagaaagaggctcctgccgggtggggagcccaatgcagggttcgatcccaggaccctggaaccatgacctgagcagaaggcggaagcttcgctgactgagccacccagacgccacCCCCACCACTAGCCCTTTAACTGCAGATCAATGAGTTGATAAGTAGTTTTATTTAACATGTCAAGGAATGATGGGGCATTTTCTCATCTTAGCAATAAAAACTCTGCCATTGAGTGTTTATGCCTGGAGAGGCAAAGTAAAATAGGAAATCCATATAATTACTGGTGCACATCCGATATATGGAAAACGAAGAGATCTTTGACTGGAAGAAAAGGAATCTTCCACATTTAGGCCATTT
Coding sequences within:
- the LIPM gene encoding lipase member M isoform X1, translating into MPKILSSLWIVSHRTEMWLLILVAYLFQRNVNSGCMPTKAVDPEAFMNISEIIRHQGYPYEEYEVVTEDGYILSVNRIPQGPAQLKKTGPSPVVFLQHGLLGDASNWISNLRNNSLGFILADAGFDVWLGNSRGNTWSRKHKTLSVDQDEFWAFSYDEMARFDLPAVINFILQKTGQEKIYYVGYSQGTTMGFIAFSTMPELAQKIKMYFALAPIATVKHAKGPSTKFLSLPDMMIKGLFGKKEFLYQTRFFRQFAIYLCGQMIMDQICSNVMLLMGGFNTRNMNMSRANVYVAHTLAGTSVQNILHWSQAMNSGELRAFDWGSETKNLEKGNQATPIRYKVRDMTVPTAMWSGGQDWLSNPEDMKTLLSEVTNLIYHKHIPEWAHVDFIWGLDAPHRVYNEIIHLMKQQDASFSQGTCGVRL
- the LIPM gene encoding lipase member M isoform X2; translated protein: MWLLILVAYLFQRNVNSGCMPTKAVDPEAFMNISEIIRHQGYPYEEYEVVTEDGYILSVNRIPQGPAQLKKTGPSPVVFLQHGLLGDASNWISNLRNNSLGFILADAGFDVWLGNSRGNTWSRKHKTLSVDQDEFWAFSYDEMARFDLPAVINFILQKTGQEKIYYVGYSQGTTMGFIAFSTMPELAQKIKMYFALAPIATVKHAKGPSTKFLSLPDMMIKGLFGKKEFLYQTRFFRQFAIYLCGQMIMDQICSNVMLLMGGFNTRNMNMSRANVYVAHTLAGTSVQNILHWSQAMNSGELRAFDWGSETKNLEKGNQATPIRYKVRDMTVPTAMWSGGQDWLSNPEDMKTLLSEVTNLIYHKHIPEWAHVDFIWGLDAPHRVYNEIIHLMKQQDASFSQGTCGVRL
- the LIPM gene encoding lipase member M isoform X3, which codes for MPKILSSLWIVSHRTEMWLLILVAYLFQRNVNSGCMPTKAVDPEAFMNISEIIRHQGYPYEEYEVVTEDGYILSVNRIPQGPAQLKKTGPSPVVFLQHGLLGDASNWISNLRNNSLGFILADAGFDVWLGNSRGNTWSRKHKTLSVDQDEFWAFSYDEMARFDLPAVINFILQKTGQEKIYYVGYSQGTTMGFIAFSTMPELAQKIKMYFALAPIATVKHAKGPSTKFLSLPDMMIKGLFGKKEFLYQTRFFRQFAIYLCGQMIMDQICSNVMLLMGGFNTRNMNMAMNSGELRAFDWGSETKNLEKGNQATPIRYKVRDMTVPTAMWSGGQDWLSNPEDMKTLLSEVTNLIYHKHIPEWAHVDFIWGLDAPHRVYNEIIHLMKQQDASFSQGTCGVRL